A DNA window from Vicia villosa cultivar HV-30 ecotype Madison, WI unplaced genomic scaffold, Vvil1.0 ctg.000759F_1_1, whole genome shotgun sequence contains the following coding sequences:
- the LOC131631047 gene encoding cytochrome P450 CYP736A12-like, producing MLPLFLIFTLSFILIVTTTFFLRPKQPKHDRKHPSGPSGYPLIGNLHMLGTLPHRSLEALSKKHGPIMSLRLGQVPTVIVSSSSAAEQFLKANDLAFASRPKLEATHYLSYGSKGLVFAEYGAYWRNMRKICTLQLLSVSKVDSFASLRKREMELALKLLKKAASSSEVVDVSEFVHDVVMDIVCKMVVGCSIDEVFDLKRLIQQGMNLSGAFNLADYVPFLRVFDLQVCIPSKIKAIVLDMIAGAFETSATVVEWALSELMRHPRVMKNLQQELDNVVGVNKMVEEKDLSKLSYLDIVIMETLRLYPAGPLVPRVSTEDAVVDGYFLEKKSRIIVNLWAIGRDSKIWSDNAEEFYPERFVDKNLDYRGNDFQFIPFGFGRRGCPGINLGLTTVKLVVAQLVHCFSWELPSSMTPNDLDMTEKFGLSIPRAKHLLAVPNYRLHGEAT from the coding sequence ATGTTACCATTATTCCTCATTTTCACACTCTCCTTCATTCTCATCGTCACCACAACCTTCTTCCTCCGTCCAAAACAACCTAAACATGACAGGAAACATCCATCCGGTCCATCGGGCTATCCTCTCATCGGTAACCTCCACATGTTAGGCACCCTCCCACACCGGTCCCTCGAAGCCTTATCCAAAAAACACGGTCCTATCATGTCACTCCGGTTAGGCCAAGTCCCAACAGTCATAGTCTCTTCCTCTTCAGCAGCCGAACAGTTCCTCAAAGCAAATGACCTTGCTTTCGCCAGCCGTCCTAAACTCGAAGCCACGCACTACCTGTCTTATGGTTCTAAAGGGTTAGTTTTCGCTGAATATGGTGCGTATTGGCGTAACATGAGGAAGATTTGTACTCTGCAGCTTTTGAGTGTTTCGAAAGTTGACTCGTTTGCCTCTTTGAGGAAGAGAGAAATGGAATTAGCTTTGAAGTTGTTGAAGAAAGCTGCGAGTTCGAGTGAGGTTGTTGATGTGAGCGAGTTTGTGCATGATGTTGTAATGGATATTGTGTGTAAAATGGTGGTGGGGTGTAGTATAGATGAGGTTTTTGATTTGAAGAGGCTCATTCAACAAGGGATGAACCTTTCTGGTGCTTTTAATCTAGCTGATTATGTTCCTTTTCTTCGAGTTTTTGATCTTCAGGTATGTATACCTTCAAAGATAAAGGCTATCGTCTTAGACATGATTGCTGGTGCATTCGAAACTTCTGCAACTGTCGTGGAGTGGGCTTTATCCGAGCTCATGAGACATCCAAGAGTAATGAAAAATCTCCAACAAGAGTTAGATAATGTGGTTGGGGTGAACAAAATGGTGGAGGAAAAAGATTTGTCGAAGTTAAGTTACTTAGATATTGTGATCATGGAGACATTGAGATTATATCCCGCGGGACCACTCGTGCCACGCGTGTCAACTGAGGATGCTGTGGTTGATGGTTATTTTCTAGAAAAGAAATCAAGAATAATTGTGAATTTATGGGCAATAGGAAGAGATTCTAAGATATGGTCCGACAATGCTGAAGAGTTTTATCCAGAGAGATTCGTCGATAAAAATTTAGACTACCGTGGAAATGATTTCCAATTTATACCATTTGGTTTTGGTCGAAGAGGGTGTCCCGGGATAAACTTGGGACTAACTACAGTTAAACTTGTTGTCGCTCAACTAGTGCATTGTTTTTCTTGGGAACTTCCATCGAGTATGACTCCAAATGATTTGGACATGACAGAAAAATTTGGTCTGTCAATCCCAAGAGCCAAGCACTTGCTTGCCGTGCCAAACTATCGTCTTCATGGGGAAGCAACATGA
- the LOC131631045 gene encoding aluminum-activated malate transporter 9-like, producing MAPSLSEKKEKLLPVKGGDIDYSHIGIGLQREQEESKVMRLKKKVKRVANMAYEMGRADPRKIIFAAKMALALILISLLIFLKEPFKDMTRHSVWAILTVVVVFEFSIGATLSKGFNRGLGTLSAGGLAVGMGELSALAGDWEEVIVIFNTFVVGFCATYAKLYPSLKPYEYGFRVFLITYCYITVSGYHTGEFLDTSVSRFLLIALGAAVSLGVNVCIYPIWAGEDLHNLVTKNFMGVATSLEGVVNHYLNCVEYEKVPSKILTYQAAAEDPVYSGYRSAVESTSNEESLLGFAVWEPPHGRYKSLKYPWKNYVKVSGALRHCAFMVMAMHGCILSEIQAPAEKRQVFKNELKRVGSEGAKVLRELGNKVKKMEKLGRGDLLYEVHEAAEALQQKIDKKSYLLVNSELWEIGSRPREETDNNHSKGLFDMEEDRKFLEYKSLSEAVLDLRSIEVQNNWDGETTNNADNSAVPASIANENMCMKQQQQSWPAHVYYKPDAKAKVEESKTLESASSLSLTTFTSLLIEFVARLQNLVDSFEELGEKANFKDPLEPVVVTSGGFWSRLFNRFRS from the exons ATGGCTCCAAGCTTATCTGAGAAAAAGGAGAAGCTTCTTCCAGTGAAGGGGGGTGATATTGATTATTCACATATTGGAATAGGTTTGCAACGAGAACAGGAAGAATCTAAGGTGATGAGGTTAAAGAAGAAGGTGAAACGTGTTGCTAACATGGCGTATGAAATGGGTCGTGCTGATCCGAGGAAGATTATATTTGCGGCTAAAATGGCTCTTGCTTTGATTCTTATATCacttttgatttttcttaaagAACCCTTTAAGGATATGACTCGTCACTCGGTTTGGGCTATTCTAACTGTTGTTGTCGTCTTTGAATTCAGTATAG GGGCGACATTGAGCAAGGGGTTTAATAGAGGGTTAGGGACGTTATCGGCGGGAGGACTTGCGGTAGGAATGGGAGAGTTATCGGCATTGGCAGGAGATTGGGAGGAAGTTATAGTTATTTTTAATACGTTTGTGGTTGGATTTTGTGCTACCTATGCAAAGCTTTATCCATCTTTGAAGCCTTATGAGTATGGTTTCCGTGTGTTCTTGATTACTTATTGCTACATTACGGTATCGGGTTATCATACGGGTGAGTTTCTTGATACATCCGTAAGTAGATTTTTGCTCATTGCACTTGGTGCTGCTGTGTCTTTGGGAGTGAATGTCTGTATATATCCTATCTGGGCTGGGGAGGATCTGCATAATCTTGTGACCAAGAATTTCATGGGTGTTGCAACCTCTTTGGAAG GAGTTGTAAATCACTATCTTAACTGTGTTGAATACGAGAAAGTACCATCCAAAATTCTGACATATCAAGCGGCTGCTGAGGATCCAGTTTACAGTGGCTACAGATCAGCGGTTGAATCTACAAGTAACGAGGAATCATTG TTGGGATTTGCTGTGTGGGAACCACCTCATGGTCGATACAAAAGTCTTAAATATCCATGGAAGAATTATGTCAAAGTAAGTGGGGCTCTTAGACATTGTGCATTTATGGTCATGGCCATGCATGGATGCATACTTTCCGAAATTCAG GCTCCTGCTGAGAAGAGACAGGTTTTCAAAAATGAGCTGAAGAGGGTAGGTTCCGAAGGAGCAAAAGTGTTGCGCGAACTAGGAAACAAAGTCAAGAAGATGGAGAAACTAGGCAGGGGAGATTTGTTATACGAAGTGCACGAAGCTGCAGAAGCATTGCAACAGAAGATCGATAAAAAATCTTACCTCCTAGTAAACTCGGAGCTCTGGGAAATCGGAAGCCGTCCCAGAGAAGAAACTGATAATAATCATTCTAAAGGCCTCTTTGACATGGAGGAAGATAGAAAATTTCTAGAGTACAAGTCTCTAAGTGAAGCTGTACTTGATCTTAGATCGATTGAAGTTCAAAACAATTGGGATGGAGAAACTACCAATAATGCTGACAATTCGGCTGTGCCTGCTTCTATTGCCAATGAAAACATGTGTatgaaacaacaacaacagtcTTGGCCTGCTCATGTTTACTATAAACCAGATGCCAAGGCGAAAGTGGAAGAATCGAAAACTCTCGAAAGTGCTAGTTCCTTGTCTCTAACGACGTTTACATCGCTTCTGATTGAGTTTGTAGCAAGGCTTCAAAACTTGGTGGATTCATTTGAAGAATTGGGTGAGAAAGCTAACTTTAAGGACCCCCTTGAACCAGTTGTGGTAACCTCTGGCGGATTTTGGAGCAGATTGTTCAACCGCTTCAGATCGTAG